A window of Pelotomaculum isophthalicicum JI genomic DNA:
GGCAAGATCGTCCAGTCTAATGTCGTTAAAGGTGAAGTCATTTCACCCGGCATGGAAATTGCAACGGTGGCTGACACTTCACACATATACATTAAGGCAAACATTGAAGAAACGGATATTATCAAGATTAAACCGGGTCAAAAAGTCGATATAAAGATTGATGCCTATCCCCGCAAGTCCTTCGAAGGTTATGTTGAGAGCATCGGTCAGGCTACGCAGTCGGCATTCAGTCAATTCCCATCACTCAACACAAGCGGAACTTTCTCAAAAGTCACACAGCTAATCCCTGTGAAAATAGCCATCACTAATATTAATGACCTGACTCTCATGCTGGGAATGAACGCGACAGTTAAAATACATGTCAGACAGTGAAAGGAGGTTCTATAAATGCATAAAAGAATCAGCAAATCTCTTGCGATTTTCTTGGCGCTGCTTCTATTGTTCGCCGTCTCCGGATGCGCTGAACAGAAAACAAATAACCCAACGACCGTAACGACGGCGGTAGCCGATAATCAGGAATTGGAAACAACCCTGGAACTAAGTGG
This region includes:
- a CDS encoding HlyD family secretion protein, translated to MKKLKIVLLILAVLILIAGGTGISYYVYESTNFFSTENAQITSDIITLTPEVTGKVKSWDVKEGDYVKAGQVIGKQDVGMLVTSSAMNPQTLSSTADSIISKADIKAPIDGKIVQSNVVKGEVISPGMEIATVADTSHIYIKANIEETDIIKIKPGQKVDIKIDAYPRKSFEGYVESIGQATQSAFSQFPSLNTSGTFSKVTQLIPVKIAITNINDLTLMLGMNATVKIHVRQ